A stretch of Planococcus citri chromosome 5, ihPlaCitr1.1, whole genome shotgun sequence DNA encodes these proteins:
- the LOC135848351 gene encoding uncharacterized protein LOC135848351, whose translation MANPDGDNFQDAVGPVVARINVKCPPFWRADPTLWFVQVEAQFANAGISADLTKYNTIIAALEHDVMSEITDIVLSPPNQNKYDNLKNKMIKRFSDSGDKKVSILLNEIILGDQKPSSLFRKMKQLADGQATDNFLKGLWLKKLPENVHTVLVSRNDGIDDLLEAADKMVEIPRNYINAVSSSSSTSTLEQKVELLTQQVGILLKRDQDRSRSHSRSRNSSNSRENRNRSRNYYSKNVRNREPTPAKNKDFCWYHDKFGKKAKKCIPPCKYESSEN comes from the coding sequence ATGGCCAATCCTGACGgtgacaattttcaagatgCTGTTGGTCCAGTTGTAGCTCGCATTAATGTTAAATGCCCACCATTTTGGCGCGCCGATCCTACATTATGGTTTGTTCAAGTGGAGGCACAGTTTGCGAATGCTGGGATTTCCGCGGACTTAACCAAGTACAATACAATTATTGCTGCTCTTGAACATGACGTTATGTCCGAAATTACTGATATTGTTTTATCACCACCAAATCAAAACAAatacgataatttaaaaaacaaaatgattaaaCGGTTTTCAGACTCTGGTGATAAAAAAGTTAGCATTTTactaaatgaaattattttaggaGATCAGAAACCTTCCagtcttttcagaaaaatgaaacagttaGCTGATGGTCAAGCTACAGATAATTTCCTGAAAGGTTTatggctgaaaaaattaccagaaaatgtACACACAGTTTTGGTGTCAAGAAACGATGGTATTGATGATTTACTCGAGGCAGCTGACAAAATGGTGGAGATTCCCAGAAATTATATAAATGCTGTTTCTTCATCGTCCTCTACTTCAACTCTGGAGCAAAAGGTTGAATTACTGACACAGCAGGTtggaatacttttaaaaagagaTCAAGATCGTTCTAGATCTCATTCGCGTTCACGTAATTCATCTAATTCGCGAGAAAATCGTAATCGTAGtcgtaattattattcaaaaaatgttcgtaATCGTGAACCTACACCAGCTAAAAATAAGGATTTTTGTTGGTATCATGATAAATTTGGAAAGAAAGCTAAAAAATGCATACCTCCTTGTAAATATGAGTCATCGGAAAACTAA